From the Deltaproteobacteria bacterium genome, the window TTCATCAAGGAGTGATGATGCCCGTCTTTACCGTTGGTAAGACTGAGATCCCCTATGACATCAAAGAGAGTGCGCGGGCGAAGCGGATGCGCCTGACGCTGACTGTCGATCGGCTATCTGTGACCGTGCCAAAAGATAGTGAGCAGACTTCCATTGATCAATTCTTACGTCAAAACGAGAATTGGGTTTTCACGAAGTGGCAGGAGATTCAAGAGAATCCTCCATTCAACCCATGGCCGGAGAGGTTCGAACCGGGAGCAAAAGTATTTTTCAATGGAAGGTGGGAGCCGATAGTAGGCCGAACTACTACACTATCGCGTAGTATCGTTGCCCGATACCGGGAAGGGATATGCCTGGAGGTTCCGGAGACTGGGGTCTCTGAGGCAGATATTCAAAGACAAATCAGAGCATTAGAGCGCAAACTTGCAAGAATTAATAGCCCCTGAAGCGATCCAAGGCAGACAAATACTTGCAATCTACCGAGGTATTTCAGTCCTATGAAGATTAACGAAAAATATATTGAGGCATTGAGGGAAATTAATGACTGGACCAC encodes:
- a CDS encoding M48 family metallopeptidase, producing the protein MAERSSGEGGGIRAQALHQGVMMPVFTVGKTEIPYDIKESARAKRMRLTLTVDRLSVTVPKDSEQTSIDQFLRQNENWVFTKWQEIQENPPFNPWPERFEPGAKVFFNGRWEPIVGRTTTLSRSIVARYREGICLEVPETGVSEADIQRQIRALERKLARINSP